From Ostreibacterium oceani, one genomic window encodes:
- a CDS encoding multidrug efflux RND transporter permease subunit, protein MAQFFIDRPRFAWVIALLILIAGYIALTNTAVSAYPNIAPPNVTIQAVYPGAAAKTIEDTVTTVIESEMTGIKGLKYVESTSSRAGTATINLTFETGTDIDLATLAIQNRLKRVEAKLPTPVINQGLQIGSQRRDFLMVIALYSPNGTYNQYDLGDYIDEYILQDIQRLSGVGSAQLFGSTYAMRIWIDPQKMYAFGVTPNDIISAIRAQNAQLATGELGALPAPPGQQINATILVPSQIANVEAFGEVVVLSSDSGATVRIRDIGRVELGAESYATKLILNGQPASAFAVRLSNSGNALATAEAAKAKMAELSAFFPDDMAWIVPYDTSLFVDIAVNEVKLTLIDAILLVTLVIFVFLQSWRSTIIPLIVVPISLLGAVLAIYSFDFSINLLTLFAMVLVIGIVVDDAILVVENTVRIIDQEGLTPYQATKKSLKQITGAVIGTTAVLFAVFIPSAFIPGTTGEIYKQFALTITMSVAISSFLALSLAPAMAQMLLKPKKTTPGVLLRPFVLLGNGFNLVLEKITNGYIWLVRGILTKVGMVFMLLVFAGVLASITILYQKLPKSFLPAEDQGFIVVLGQLPAGATLERTQAFSKQLDDWFLALPEVENTITVNGFSFFGVGQNVMISFIDLKPWDERIANGWRSADELINFANTPQGIWQFSGQGFGFALNLPPIPGLGNTDGFSLNLQNRTNDAALLDAAVGQLLQALSADGRVLGPRVNALAPIPQIQIDIDRDKAQTLGIDIGELNFTLQAALGASYVDDFVDQGRIRQVWVQADSDTRSSINNIMELQIRNRTGGLVKLKEIADYQWVQGPAALNRFNGLSSVAVTGSPAPGLSSGDVLALVEALAAKLPQGISYEWSGTSLEEKTSGNIALVIFVFSLVVAFLALVALYESWSIPVAVILVVPLGVLGAVLAVTWRGYPNDVYFTIGLISIIGLATKNAIVIVEFCLDLQKEGMHLRDAIITACRQRFRPVIMTSMVFILGVMPLVFSEGAGAASRRAIGTGVLGGMLSATTLVILFVPVFYYLIRWLIPAKPNKALMNQPNFSETHET, encoded by the coding sequence ATGGCACAGTTTTTTATTGATAGACCTCGCTTTGCTTGGGTGATTGCTTTATTGATTTTAATCGCGGGTTATATTGCGCTAACAAATACGGCAGTTTCTGCTTATCCCAATATTGCACCGCCCAATGTAACTATCCAGGCGGTTTATCCAGGCGCTGCCGCAAAAACGATTGAAGACACGGTGACCACCGTGATTGAGTCAGAAATGACCGGCATTAAAGGATTAAAATACGTAGAGTCCACCTCGAGCAGAGCAGGTACAGCAACCATCAATTTAACCTTTGAAACAGGTACCGATATTGATTTGGCGACATTGGCCATCCAAAATCGCCTCAAGCGTGTCGAAGCAAAACTACCCACCCCTGTCATAAACCAAGGGCTTCAGATTGGAAGTCAGCGTCGAGATTTTTTGATGGTGATTGCCTTATATTCCCCCAACGGCACTTACAACCAGTATGATTTGGGTGATTATATTGACGAGTATATCTTGCAAGATATTCAGCGGTTATCTGGTGTTGGGTCAGCACAGCTTTTCGGCTCAACTTATGCCATGCGTATTTGGATTGATCCACAAAAAATGTATGCCTTTGGCGTGACGCCCAATGATATTATCAGCGCCATACGTGCGCAAAATGCGCAATTAGCGACGGGCGAATTAGGCGCATTGCCAGCGCCACCTGGACAACAAATTAACGCAACTATTTTAGTGCCGTCACAGATTGCTAACGTAGAGGCCTTTGGTGAGGTTGTTGTGCTATCAAGCGATAGCGGCGCAACCGTAAGAATCCGAGACATTGGTCGAGTTGAGCTGGGGGCAGAAAGCTATGCAACCAAATTGATTTTAAATGGTCAACCCGCATCGGCTTTTGCCGTCAGGCTAAGTAATTCAGGCAATGCCTTAGCAACGGCAGAAGCAGCCAAAGCCAAAATGGCGGAACTATCCGCATTTTTCCCAGACGACATGGCGTGGATTGTCCCCTACGATACCTCGTTGTTTGTTGACATTGCGGTTAATGAAGTCAAACTGACGCTAATCGATGCTATTCTGTTGGTTACGCTGGTTATTTTTGTTTTTTTACAAAGCTGGCGCTCAACAATTATCCCACTAATTGTGGTGCCAATTTCTTTGCTCGGTGCGGTGCTTGCTATTTATAGCTTTGATTTTTCAATTAATCTACTTACGCTATTTGCGATGGTTTTGGTCATTGGTATTGTTGTCGATGACGCCATATTGGTGGTGGAAAACACGGTTAGAATTATCGACCAAGAAGGGCTTACGCCTTATCAAGCCACTAAAAAATCGCTAAAACAAATCACAGGCGCCGTGATTGGGACAACCGCCGTATTATTTGCGGTATTTATCCCCAGCGCATTTATCCCAGGCACGACTGGAGAAATTTATAAGCAATTTGCCTTAACCATTACGATGTCGGTGGCGATTTCGAGTTTTTTAGCATTATCGCTAGCGCCAGCGATGGCACAAATGTTATTAAAGCCCAAAAAAACAACGCCAGGTGTCTTATTAAGGCCGTTCGTATTGCTGGGCAATGGATTTAATTTGGTATTAGAGAAAATTACAAACGGGTATATTTGGTTGGTTAGGGGCATTTTGACTAAAGTCGGTATGGTATTTATGCTGTTGGTTTTTGCAGGGGTACTTGCAAGCATAACCATACTGTATCAAAAACTCCCCAAGAGCTTTTTGCCCGCTGAAGACCAGGGGTTTATTGTGGTGTTAGGACAGTTGCCAGCGGGTGCAACCCTAGAACGAACGCAAGCCTTTTCCAAACAATTAGATGACTGGTTTTTGGCCTTGCCTGAGGTAGAAAATACCATTACTGTCAATGGGTTTAGTTTTTTTGGTGTCGGTCAAAATGTGATGATCAGCTTTATTGACTTAAAGCCATGGGATGAACGAATTGCCAACGGCTGGCGTAGTGCCGATGAACTGATTAATTTCGCCAATACTCCACAAGGGATTTGGCAATTCTCTGGACAAGGGTTTGGTTTTGCGCTGAACTTGCCCCCGATACCCGGCCTCGGCAATACAGATGGCTTTTCGCTCAATTTGCAAAATCGCACAAACGATGCAGCGTTGCTGGATGCTGCCGTTGGGCAGCTACTACAGGCACTTAGTGCCGATGGTCGCGTGCTTGGTCCACGGGTCAATGCGCTGGCGCCAATTCCACAAATACAAATCGACATCGATCGAGACAAAGCACAAACGTTAGGGATTGATATTGGTGAGTTGAACTTCACGTTGCAGGCGGCTTTGGGGGCATCCTATGTTGATGACTTTGTTGACCAAGGGCGTATTCGCCAAGTTTGGGTTCAGGCAGACAGCGATACGCGCTCATCGATCAATAACATTATGGAATTACAAATTCGAAATCGTACTGGCGGACTGGTCAAGCTCAAAGAAATCGCCGATTACCAATGGGTACAAGGCCCTGCTGCACTCAATCGATTTAATGGGTTGTCTTCGGTAGCGGTGACAGGTAGCCCCGCACCAGGGCTAAGCTCAGGAGATGTTTTGGCATTAGTTGAAGCGCTTGCTGCTAAACTACCTCAGGGCATTAGTTATGAGTGGTCAGGCACGTCACTCGAAGAAAAAACCTCAGGGAATATCGCATTAGTTATTTTTGTTTTTTCGTTGGTGGTAGCATTTTTGGCGTTGGTTGCACTCTATGAAAGCTGGAGTATTCCTGTGGCGGTCATTTTGGTTGTGCCATTGGGTGTTTTGGGGGCGGTTTTAGCCGTGACTTGGCGCGGTTATCCAAATGATGTTTATTTTACTATTGGATTAATTTCTATTATTGGGCTTGCGACCAAAAATGCAATTGTTATTGTTGAATTTTGTCTTGATTTGCAAAAAGAAGGGATGCATCTCCGCGATGCGATTATTACAGCCTGTCGACAACGTTTTCGCCCCGTTATTATGACATCGATGGTGTTTATACTAGGCGTGATGCCGCTTGTGTTTTCAGAAGGCGCAGGCGCTGCCAGTCGTCGCGCAATCGGTACTGGCGTTTTAGGCGGTATGCTGAGTGCGACCACACTGGTGATTTTATTCGTTCCTGTTTTTTATTATCTTATCCGTTGGTTAATCCCTGCTAAACCGAATAAAGCGCTGATGAATCAACCTAATTTTAGTGAAACCCATGAAACCTAA
- a CDS encoding efflux transporter outer membrane subunit yields the protein MKPNLHVLSVFVGLLAGVMTGCTNLTPQFQRPELPVADQFTRQPINKSTSQTEVSSVDAQAFSLVGWQQFFNDEVAQQLITLALANNRDLAIAAANVAEMKGLYRIQQSENHPRFTSNLDSTVSRPSVNVTGSDEITRQYGAQIGLVSYEIDFWGRVASLREAALADYFSQIAAQRATRINVIAETANAYYAWLMAAETLALADKTLANRRESLKLIEARNSVGLASQLDVTQAQIAESSVKSQKANAQRNLAALSAVLTQLIGKPIDDLLDPTESLATQVLNLDIPDGLSTEVLLGRPDIIQAEFALKAANARIGAARAAFFPQINLLGSGGFASASLDNLFESDALTWSFAPSLRLPLFNQQIDANLSVAEARNQKAVAEYEKVIQTAFAEVYTQLLARKALADERQAQQDLVAAEKKRLRLSKARYEAGLASYLPVLEAQQALFAAEQSLLAIQKDLLSANIMLYKALGGADQENPSPKKPSQKNAAQAHEAANKAAK from the coding sequence ATGAAACCTAATTTGCACGTTTTATCTGTCTTTGTCGGTCTGTTGGCGGGCGTTATGACAGGGTGTACGAATTTAACACCGCAATTTCAGCGTCCTGAATTGCCTGTGGCCGATCAATTCACCAGACAGCCCATCAATAAATCCACCAGCCAAACCGAGGTATCAAGCGTAGATGCACAGGCCTTTTCTTTAGTGGGTTGGCAACAGTTTTTTAATGACGAAGTCGCGCAGCAATTAATTACGCTGGCCCTAGCCAATAACCGTGATTTAGCTATTGCGGCAGCAAATGTCGCCGAAATGAAAGGGTTGTATCGCATCCAGCAAAGTGAAAACCACCCACGGTTTACGAGTAATCTCGACAGCACGGTCAGCCGACCGAGTGTTAACGTAACGGGTTCGGATGAAATAACCAGACAATATGGCGCGCAAATTGGCCTCGTTTCGTATGAAATTGATTTTTGGGGACGGGTGGCGAGTTTGCGTGAGGCGGCGCTCGCTGACTATTTTTCACAGATTGCGGCACAAAGAGCGACGCGAATTAATGTGATTGCAGAGACAGCAAATGCGTATTACGCGTGGCTGATGGCCGCAGAAACGTTGGCGTTGGCCGACAAAACACTGGCGAATCGCCGCGAATCACTGAAACTAATTGAAGCGAGAAATTCTGTGGGCCTTGCCTCACAACTCGATGTCACACAAGCGCAAATTGCAGAATCCAGTGTTAAAAGCCAAAAAGCCAACGCACAAAGAAACCTAGCCGCATTATCGGCAGTGCTGACCCAATTAATTGGTAAGCCAATTGACGACCTATTAGATCCCACCGAATCATTAGCGACACAGGTGCTGAATTTGGATATCCCAGATGGCTTATCGACCGAGGTATTGCTGGGTCGCCCTGATATTATTCAGGCTGAATTCGCACTAAAAGCCGCCAACGCAAGAATCGGGGCGGCACGCGCTGCATTTTTCCCACAGATTAATTTGCTGGGGAGCGGTGGTTTTGCGAGTGCTTCGTTAGACAATTTGTTTGAATCAGATGCGTTGACTTGGTCATTTGCACCCAGCTTGCGTTTGCCACTGTTTAATCAGCAGATTGACGCAAATTTGTCGGTAGCTGAAGCACGCAATCAAAAAGCGGTGGCGGAATATGAAAAAGTAATACAGACGGCATTTGCAGAAGTTTATACGCAGTTACTCGCGAGAAAAGCCCTTGCCGATGAGCGCCAAGCGCAACAAGACTTGGTGGCAGCTGAGAAAAAGCGGCTGCGCTTATCGAAAGCGCGATACGAAGCTGGCCTTGCCAGTTATTTACCCGTACTAGAAGCCCAACAAGCATTATTTGCAGCGGAACAAAGTTTACTTGCGATACAAAAAGATCTGCTCAGCGCCAACATCATGCTGTACAAAGCATTAGGTGGCGCAGACCAAGAGAACCCATCCCCGAAAAAACCATCCCAAAAAAACGCAGCTCAAGCGCATGAAGCAGCGAATAAAGCAGCGAAATAA
- a CDS encoding CYTH domain-containing protein, with product MSIEIERKFLIVNQAWRSHIKEDQHITQGYIKTEDATVRIRCYHDDKTGLITVKGKREGISRLEFEYPIPYTDAQEMQEKLCQSRLVEKTRHLIEYHGMLWELDEFHGDNEGLFIAEIELSAVDQPFDLPDWVGEDVSFDSKYRNSRLCVFPYKDWE from the coding sequence ATGTCCATTGAAATAGAACGAAAATTTTTGATAGTCAATCAAGCGTGGCGTAGCCACATCAAAGAAGATCAGCATATTACCCAAGGCTATATCAAAACGGAAGATGCAACGGTCCGGATTCGCTGTTATCACGATGATAAAACAGGACTAATTACCGTCAAAGGTAAACGTGAAGGCATCTCTCGACTAGAGTTTGAATACCCAATACCCTACACAGATGCCCAAGAAATGCAGGAAAAACTATGCCAGTCTCGTTTAGTCGAAAAAACGCGTCACCTGATTGAATATCACGGCATGTTATGGGAATTGGATGAATTTCATGGGGATAATGAAGGACTTTTTATTGCTGAGATTGAGCTATCAGCGGTTGACCAACCCTTTGATTTGCCTGATTGGGTCGGTGAAGACGTGAGTTTTGATAGCAAATATCGTAATTCTCGGCTCTGTGTTTTTCCCTATAAAGACTGGGAATAA
- a CDS encoding molybdenum cofactor biosynthesis protein MoaE, producing MTRLTDQSALCITLCDATFDPYALIKQTQPIMPITGAQSIFIGYMRDYREDGAVTAMEIHHYPTMTENVLRTMGEAAINDFSLNQLVIAHRVGHVTPTEALVVISACAGHRANATQATQHLLELLKHQAPFWKKETAQGTTQWVKENTKNELQQPIHRVNSLDN from the coding sequence ATGACTCGCCTAACAGACCAGTCTGCCCTTTGCATTACACTGTGTGACGCTACCTTTGACCCTTATGCATTAATCAAACAAACCCAGCCGATTATGCCAATCACGGGCGCTCAGTCGATATTTATTGGCTACATGCGAGACTACCGCGAGGATGGCGCCGTTACGGCGATGGAAATCCACCATTACCCAACCATGACAGAAAACGTCTTGCGCACCATGGGAGAAGCAGCCATCAACGATTTTTCGCTTAATCAACTGGTTATCGCACACCGTGTCGGGCATGTCACGCCCACCGAGGCTCTGGTCGTTATATCAGCGTGCGCTGGGCATCGCGCCAATGCGACACAAGCGACCCAACACTTGCTGGAATTACTCAAACACCAAGCCCCTTTTTGGAAAAAAGAAACCGCCCAAGGCACGACACAATGGGTAAAAGAAAATACAAAAAACGAATTACAGCAACCCATCCATCGCGTCAACTCCCTAGACAACTGA
- a CDS encoding MoaD/ThiS family protein — protein sequence MTITVKYLASIADELGKNEETLPPQQHMTVESVWEFLNPDKPMKPNTLCAINFNYASLTDAVDDGVELAFFPPVTGG from the coding sequence ATGACTATCACAGTTAAATACCTTGCATCAATCGCGGATGAGCTAGGAAAAAATGAAGAAACCCTCCCGCCTCAGCAGCATATGACCGTCGAGTCGGTATGGGAATTTTTAAATCCTGACAAACCAATGAAGCCCAATACCCTTTGTGCTATTAATTTTAACTACGCCAGTCTAACCGATGCCGTTGATGATGGTGTAGAGTTAGCCTTTTTCCCACCAGTGACGGGTGGTTGA